A single region of the Neisseriaceae bacterium genome encodes:
- a CDS encoding RelA/SpoT family protein, with the protein MVTKLKGYDIVINQDYLDQSQVALSNISSEKFKTSIDLMFKYYPQDEKTDTGEPLITHLIESAKIVNNLDLHERSILATLFSYFPNYYPSNWKEKLKPYIDEETELLIEGLNQIQELTNFVKVAKFTTPEEQNKQSESMRKMLLAMVNDIRIVLIKLCMATQSMGNLANAPPNVDKRAIAKETLDIFAPLANRLGIWQLKWKLEDLGFQNQNPEEYKKIATLLNEKIDERLEYIKSFTNILKSELEKENIKCEVAGRPKHIYSIYRKMKKKKLEFDELYDIRAVRVLVETIPQCYNTLGIVHSLWKPISGEFDDYISNPKPNDYRSLHTVIIGPQNKGVEVQIRTFEMHDFAEFGIAAHWRYKEGGKEDSSYEKKIAWLRQLLEWRENVSETDKPNLANAFRTELFKDTIYVLTPMGKVLSLPNGSTPIDFAYALHSDIGNLCRGAKVNGHIVPLSTPLENGQRVEIITSKDGHPSVNWLYEGWVKSPKAVSKIRSFIRKQNIESVKEAGKTYLEKELYKLNRRPSLQDLVDYLEYKSLDDLYVAIGNGELTNKQLQKSIRTINSKNETIIEVQSKPVIKASQSRKVGDGGVLINGQSGLLSVFAKCCKPAPPDDIIGFVTRGRGISIHRKNCESFQHLAKKYPEKVLSAQWGNLDKNSDVFSVDIEILAQDRSGLLRDISDTFSRNKINVTGVQTHTGGTTAKMKFTVEIKQVSDLPKVLASLGNIEDVFEVHRI; encoded by the coding sequence ATGGTAACAAAATTAAAAGGTTATGATATTGTTATAAATCAGGATTATTTAGATCAAAGCCAGGTAGCTTTGAGTAATATCTCCTCTGAAAAGTTTAAAACATCTATAGATCTCATGTTTAAATATTATCCACAAGATGAAAAAACTGACACTGGAGAACCCCTTATTACTCATTTAATTGAATCTGCAAAAATTGTTAATAACTTAGATTTACATGAAAGATCCATCCTTGCTACCCTTTTTTCTTATTTTCCTAACTATTATCCTAGCAACTGGAAAGAAAAACTTAAACCGTATATTGACGAAGAAACAGAGCTACTTATAGAAGGTCTAAATCAAATCCAAGAATTAACTAATTTTGTTAAGGTAGCTAAATTTACCACTCCTGAGGAGCAAAATAAACAATCTGAATCGATGAGAAAGATGTTATTGGCCATGGTTAATGACATTCGTATCGTATTAATCAAATTATGTATGGCAACCCAAAGTATGGGAAATCTTGCCAATGCACCTCCTAATGTTGATAAAAGAGCTATTGCTAAAGAAACATTAGATATTTTTGCTCCTTTAGCTAACCGTTTGGGTATTTGGCAATTAAAATGGAAATTGGAAGATTTAGGTTTCCAAAATCAAAACCCTGAAGAATATAAAAAAATTGCTACCCTACTAAACGAGAAAATAGATGAACGTTTGGAATATATTAAAAGCTTTACTAATATTCTCAAATCAGAGTTGGAAAAAGAAAATATCAAATGTGAGGTTGCTGGTAGACCTAAACATATCTATTCCATCTACCGAAAAATGAAAAAAAAGAAACTCGAATTTGATGAATTATACGATATTCGAGCTGTTCGTGTATTGGTTGAAACTATTCCCCAATGCTATAACACGTTGGGTATTGTTCATAGTTTATGGAAGCCGATTTCTGGTGAATTTGATGATTACATCTCTAATCCAAAACCTAATGACTACAGAAGTTTGCATACAGTTATTATTGGGCCTCAAAATAAAGGTGTTGAAGTTCAAATTAGAACATTTGAAATGCATGATTTTGCTGAGTTTGGAATAGCTGCTCACTGGAGATATAAAGAAGGTGGAAAGGAGGATTCCTCCTATGAGAAAAAAATAGCCTGGTTACGACAATTACTCGAGTGGCGAGAAAATGTGTCTGAGACAGATAAACCAAACTTGGCTAATGCCTTTAGAACAGAGCTGTTTAAAGATACAATTTATGTATTAACGCCTATGGGAAAAGTATTATCTCTACCTAATGGTTCTACACCCATTGACTTTGCCTATGCTTTACATTCAGACATTGGTAACCTTTGTCGTGGCGCTAAGGTAAACGGACATATCGTCCCCTTATCTACACCACTAGAAAATGGCCAACGTGTAGAAATTATCACCTCTAAAGATGGTCATCCTTCTGTAAACTGGTTATATGAAGGATGGGTTAAGAGCCCTAAAGCAGTTTCAAAAATACGATCGTTTATTCGAAAACAGAATATTGAGTCTGTCAAAGAGGCAGGAAAAACCTATCTAGAAAAAGAGCTCTATAAACTTAATCGAAGACCTAGTTTACAAGACCTAGTAGACTATTTAGAATACAAATCGTTAGATGATTTATATGTTGCCATTGGCAACGGAGAACTAACAAATAAACAGCTACAAAAATCAATTCGTACTATCAATTCTAAAAATGAAACAATCATTGAGGTTCAATCCAAACCTGTAATTAAAGCCAGTCAATCAAGAAAAGTTGGTGATGGTGGCGTACTCATTAATGGCCAATCAGGCTTACTATCAGTATTTGCTAAATGCTGTAAACCTGCGCCACCGGACGACATTATTGGTTTTGTAACGCGTGGTAGAGGAATCTCTATCCATAGAAAAAACTGTGAAAGTTTCCAGCATTTGGCTAAAAAATATCCAGAAAAAGTATTGAGTGCACAATGGGGAAATTTAGATAAGAATAGTGACGTATTCTCTGTTGATATCGAGATATTAGCTCAAGATAGGAGTGGTTTGTTAAGAGATATTTCTGATACTTTTTCACGTAACAAAATTAATGTGACTGGTGTTCAAACCCATACTGGTGGTACCACTGCTAAAATGAAATTTACAGTCGAAATAAAACAAGTGTCAGACTTGCCCAAAGTGTTGGCTTCTTTAGGTAATATTGAAGATGTTTTTGAAGTTCATCGAATTTAA
- a CDS encoding autotransporter domain-containing protein, with amino-acid sequence MTNKISRKNITQLTVCVVLACLQNVDFAEDNTIKNIPNVLLSAKEGIKFAKKRINEWSIGVFHPDYIPNFPQENYLTQLSNYEFKQLVTFGDSLSDKGTHTRSTMFLAGGYHSKLYNDYLSEHYTGKSSIPNSYGGVDYAQAGSGYENRGDNLYLRYQIDQYLRDFGGVANPENIYILNAGGMDISRSLAENYMNFINGSYQLDGEFYTLDNAPKIVADDVLYLRDKGAQYIMVSNVPDASLAPYTPLIPVEFISSMLDKFYLPDFGIITHVGKLSDNYLRNPANQIPGTGKEFIRANGIHTLQSILWFIPHLDIINIYDFLVKIQRTPTDQFNRSLEAELNKIGGDIIFFDAKKLMDEIVDNYRNYGLDEILVPTCDLGFSSRYCDYDSDHYHKDKSYVFGDWFHPSPEVHSIIAQYIQSIFDAPLYVTAISEHFSNINLTKNNFLESQLFSLKKLAQKELNVWHVITGYSGLINYKNYETHRLESKKTYTHNINIGAYVLTSPEMVLGFMLTTSFGKQKPFSNFRFSHFAENLTLFSQWSNNKGLWFDSMLDFGYMRVKDIQRHIQLGAHQRTEKSNSTDAYAFGTNIKSGFDWINKDTFQSGPQATLNLSRINIKNFRENGDSSTAMHFKSHYKNDFYVASGWYINSKDYYIGNIPTSFRAEINYNHTIGSEKTKIKGAINSTLTSFTRKLNNPKHWINIKLDANFKINQSGMINTNLNFISDDDKNRKLNYGIGYHYKF; translated from the coding sequence ATGACAAATAAGATCAGTAGAAAAAATATTACTCAATTAACAGTTTGTGTTGTGTTAGCTTGTCTACAAAATGTAGATTTCGCCGAAGACAATACTATTAAAAATATTCCAAATGTTCTTCTTTCTGCCAAAGAAGGAATCAAATTTGCCAAGAAGAGAATCAATGAATGGTCGATAGGTGTCTTTCACCCTGACTATATTCCCAATTTCCCTCAAGAAAATTATCTTACTCAATTATCCAATTATGAGTTCAAGCAGTTAGTTACATTTGGCGATAGTCTAAGTGACAAAGGAACTCATACTCGTTCTACCATGTTTCTAGCAGGGGGTTATCATTCAAAACTTTATAATGATTATCTTAGTGAACATTACACAGGTAAAAGCTCAATTCCTAATAGTTATGGAGGAGTTGACTATGCTCAAGCAGGCTCTGGTTATGAAAATAGAGGCGATAATCTGTATTTGAGATACCAAATTGATCAATATCTCAGAGACTTTGGTGGAGTAGCAAATCCAGAAAATATTTACATCTTGAATGCTGGTGGTATGGATATTAGTAGATCATTGGCTGAAAATTATATGAATTTCATTAATGGTTCTTATCAATTAGACGGAGAATTTTATACATTGGATAATGCTCCCAAAATCGTAGCTGATGATGTACTTTATCTCAGAGACAAAGGCGCCCAATATATTATGGTTTCCAATGTACCAGACGCTAGCTTGGCGCCTTACACACCTCTCATTCCTGTTGAATTTATAAGTAGTATGCTAGATAAGTTTTATCTACCGGATTTTGGTATTATTACACATGTGGGGAAACTAAGTGACAACTATTTAAGAAATCCAGCTAATCAAATTCCAGGTACAGGAAAAGAATTTATTCGTGCCAATGGCATTCATACCCTACAGTCTATATTATGGTTTATTCCTCATTTAGATATTATTAACATTTATGATTTCCTTGTAAAAATACAAAGGACGCCAACTGACCAATTTAATCGTTCACTCGAGGCAGAATTGAATAAAATTGGGGGTGATATAATTTTCTTTGATGCTAAGAAGCTAATGGATGAAATAGTCGATAATTATAGAAACTATGGTCTTGACGAAATTCTTGTCCCAACATGTGACTTAGGTTTTTCATCAAGATATTGCGATTACGATTCTGATCATTATCACAAAGACAAGTCCTATGTATTTGGTGACTGGTTTCATCCAAGCCCTGAGGTTCATTCTATCATTGCTCAATACATCCAATCCATATTTGATGCACCACTATACGTTACTGCCATTAGTGAACACTTTTCTAATATTAATTTAACCAAAAATAACTTCTTAGAGAGTCAATTGTTTAGTCTCAAAAAACTTGCCCAGAAAGAATTAAACGTCTGGCATGTCATTACAGGTTACTCTGGTTTAATAAATTATAAAAACTATGAAACTCACCGTTTAGAATCTAAAAAAACCTATACTCATAATATCAATATTGGTGCTTACGTATTGACATCACCAGAAATGGTACTGGGTTTTATGTTGACGACTAGTTTTGGAAAACAAAAACCTTTTAGTAATTTTAGATTTAGTCATTTTGCTGAAAATCTAACATTATTCTCACAATGGTCTAATAATAAAGGATTATGGTTTGATAGCATGCTTGATTTTGGCTACATGAGAGTCAAAGACATTCAAAGGCATATTCAACTGGGTGCACACCAACGTACAGAAAAAAGCAATTCTACTGATGCTTATGCTTTTGGTACAAACATTAAAAGTGGTTTTGATTGGATCAATAAGGATACCTTTCAATCTGGCCCACAAGCTACTTTAAATTTAAGTCGTATCAATATTAAAAATTTTAGGGAAAATGGTGATAGCAGTACTGCAATGCACTTTAAGTCTCATTATAAAAATGATTTTTATGTGGCAAGTGGTTGGTATATCAACAGTAAAGACTATTATATCGGCAACATCCCAACTAGTTTCAGAGCTGAAATTAACTATAATCACACCATAGGTTCAGAAAAAACAAAAATAAAAGGTGCTATTAACTCTACACTAACATCTTTTACTAGAAAATTGAACAATCCTAAACATTGGATTAACATTAAATTGGATGCTAACTTCAAAATCAATCAATCAGGAATGATCAACACCAATCTAAACTTTATTTCAGACGATGATAAAAATAGGAAACTCAATTATGGGATTGGCTACCATTATAAATTCTAA
- a CDS encoding ATP-binding cassette domain-containing protein, which produces MHHIEIQKVNFEYQGANHLALDNVNLSISRGSVVLLCGKSGCGKTSITRLINGLIPEFYDGALSGNIFIYQENILQKSVADISAQVGSVFQNPKAQFFNLNTSDELTFACQNKGLSKEFILQKRNQVIQEFGIHELMDRSIFSLSGGEAQKIACASVSCLEPDIIVLDEPSSNLDAKSIQELRIVLKRWKDKGKTLIISEHRLYYLLDIADHIIYLNQGRIDMIFTPQELFELPLDEYNQLGLRARSLQEIDLLAKNQYAQQLMVDSKATGFLSIKELQYFSKKNKPIITIKNITLHNQHIYALVGNNGEGKSTFLKSLAGLNHSVGQLEWHRKSVKAKYMSRLAYLVMQDVNHQLFTESLLSEVLLSMRKLKLPLEQKKDRALSILQALNLSDFIKVHPMNLSGGQKQRLAVASAIASEKPIILFDEPTSGLDYQSMLDVAQIIQSIAYNRIIVIATHDPEFIRQCATDIMFFEQGTIKNIQSLTQV; this is translated from the coding sequence ATGCATCATATTGAGATCCAGAAAGTTAATTTTGAATATCAAGGTGCGAATCATCTAGCCCTAGATAATGTTAATTTATCCATTTCTAGAGGTTCTGTAGTACTTTTATGTGGCAAGAGTGGATGTGGTAAAACCTCCATCACTCGTTTAATTAATGGGTTAATTCCAGAATTTTATGACGGGGCTTTATCGGGTAATATTTTTATATATCAGGAAAATATATTACAAAAATCGGTTGCTGATATTAGTGCCCAAGTTGGTAGTGTTTTTCAAAATCCTAAAGCTCAGTTTTTTAATTTAAATACGAGTGATGAGTTGACTTTTGCTTGTCAAAATAAAGGATTATCCAAAGAGTTCATTTTACAAAAACGAAATCAGGTTATTCAAGAATTTGGTATCCATGAGTTAATGGATCGTTCCATTTTTAGTTTATCAGGTGGAGAAGCTCAAAAAATAGCTTGTGCCAGTGTTTCGTGTTTGGAACCAGACATTATTGTATTAGATGAGCCCTCATCCAATTTAGATGCTAAAAGTATTCAAGAGTTAAGAATAGTATTAAAGCGTTGGAAAGATAAAGGAAAAACCCTTATCATTTCAGAGCATCGTTTATACTATTTGTTAGATATAGCAGATCATATTATTTATCTTAATCAGGGACGAATTGATATGATCTTTACTCCTCAGGAACTATTTGAATTGCCACTAGACGAATATAATCAATTAGGGTTAAGAGCGAGAAGTTTACAAGAGATTGATTTGTTAGCTAAAAATCAATATGCTCAACAGTTGATGGTGGATAGTAAAGCAACTGGTTTTTTATCGATTAAAGAATTGCAATATTTTAGTAAAAAGAATAAGCCTATTATTACCATTAAAAATATCACATTACATAATCAGCATATTTATGCATTAGTCGGAAATAATGGTGAAGGGAAGTCTACTTTTTTAAAATCATTAGCAGGGCTTAATCATTCTGTAGGACAGTTAGAATGGCATCGAAAATCAGTCAAGGCAAAATACATGTCTCGATTGGCTTATTTGGTTATGCAAGATGTAAATCATCAGTTATTTACTGAATCTTTATTGAGTGAAGTTTTGTTGAGTATGAGGAAATTAAAATTACCTCTTGAGCAAAAAAAAGATAGAGCTTTATCTATTTTACAAGCTTTGAATTTATCAGATTTTATTAAGGTACATCCCATGAATTTGTCAGGCGGGCAGAAACAACGTTTGGCTGTCGCTTCTGCTATTGCCAGTGAAAAGCCTATTATTTTATTTGATGAACCAACCAGTGGCCTCGATTATCAAAGTATGTTAGATGTTGCTCAGATCATTCAAAGTATTGCATATAACCGAATAATTGTTATTGCTACCCATGATCCAGAATTTATACGGCAATGTGCTACAGATATTATGTTTTTTGAGCAGGGCACAATTAAAAATATTCAATCATTAACACAGGTTTGA
- a CDS encoding MptD family putative ECF transporter S component, with protein sequence MKRNIQTITVQDLIILGICFIFYFFIFLIVVHMAVMLTPLTYPFISVFLALFEGVVYLLLVTKAPKFGIITIFSVLLSVTIMLFGHGSYVLIGPIFGCSADLVLKNHHRQWKYQILSYAIFSLWVMSITIQLYLFVDAFNRDPTFAKMGTKFTQSVMQVMSVWNLPIVLITTLLGAVLGIYWGRTILHKVSVLK encoded by the coding sequence ATGAAAAGAAATATTCAAACGATTACTGTGCAAGATTTAATTATTCTGGGAATATGTTTTATTTTTTATTTTTTTATTTTTCTAATTGTTGTGCACATGGCTGTTATGTTGACCCCTTTGACTTATCCTTTTATTTCTGTTTTTTTAGCTCTTTTTGAGGGGGTTGTTTATCTTTTGTTAGTTACTAAGGCACCTAAATTTGGTATTATTACAATATTCTCCGTTTTGTTATCTGTCACCATTATGTTGTTTGGGCATGGTTCTTATGTATTAATAGGACCTATATTTGGTTGTTCAGCAGATTTGGTACTCAAAAATCATCATCGACAGTGGAAGTATCAGATTCTTAGTTATGCTATTTTCTCCTTATGGGTGATGTCTATTACAATTCAATTATACCTTTTCGTTGATGCATTTAATCGAGATCCAACATTTGCTAAAATGGGTACAAAATTTACACAAAGTGTCATGCAAGTAATGTCTGTTTGGAATTTACCAATTGTATTGATAACAACTCTTTTAGGTGCTGTGTTAGGTATTTATTGGGGGCGTACTATATTGCATAAAGTATCTGTTTTAAAATAA
- a CDS encoding MFS transporter — protein MFDNKILIYGLSFGAVRSLTIAFSVFYILSKGITLNELGIIKTFQACLIFFFDIPVSYFSDKFSRKFSIVLASLFSSVWLLTMSVADSFSLFLVSEFFNAMSLILFNGAFTAYLIDNNPKEKISNILSLYSKYNYITMAVFSLLGSMFVTIESSLMWSISGLLMLLCMFLGYRFLPKDSHTQIENNNSKTVTDIFKKDFSYLFDFIRNKEHKQFKGIAIEYILILLLMQIIIQYWQPYTFSNHPHIERGVVYGLFFAFLLLVQSLASDFYKKNQSRKKIVSTVLFMITITVSFMANLFLQEYISIISITLLFFYTQFNLLDKTSQFHETISANLRATFDSIISSLYRLLLIIVLPILTLLTSYFGWITVPILYIMYIVVDYFVKKRFF, from the coding sequence ATGTTCGACAATAAAATATTAATATATGGTTTGTCCTTTGGTGCAGTTAGATCTTTGACCATTGCTTTTTCTGTTTTTTACATTCTTTCAAAAGGCATCACATTAAATGAATTAGGGATCATAAAAACATTTCAAGCTTGTTTAATATTTTTTTTTGATATTCCTGTATCTTATTTTTCTGATAAATTCAGTAGAAAGTTTTCTATTGTTTTAGCCTCATTGTTTTCTTCAGTTTGGCTACTCACTATGTCTGTAGCTGATAGTTTTTCATTATTTTTAGTATCAGAATTTTTTAATGCCATGTCTTTAATCTTATTTAATGGCGCTTTTACTGCTTACCTTATTGACAATAATCCTAAAGAAAAAATCAGTAATATTCTGTCACTCTATTCAAAATACAATTACATAACCATGGCTGTATTTTCCCTCTTGGGTTCTATGTTTGTGACGATAGAATCTTCTTTAATGTGGTCTATATCTGGTTTGTTAATGTTACTATGTATGTTTTTGGGATATCGATTCCTACCTAAAGATAGTCATACACAAATTGAAAATAATAATAGCAAAACTGTCACCGATATTTTTAAAAAAGATTTTTCTTATTTATTTGATTTTATTAGAAATAAAGAACATAAGCAATTTAAAGGTATTGCTATAGAATATATTTTAATACTACTGTTGATGCAAATAATAATACAATATTGGCAACCATATACATTCAGTAATCACCCACACATAGAACGTGGGGTGGTTTACGGCTTATTTTTTGCTTTTTTATTATTGGTACAGTCACTGGCTTCTGACTTTTATAAGAAAAATCAAAGTCGTAAAAAAATAGTCAGTACAGTCTTATTTATGATCACCATAACAGTGTCTTTTATGGCAAACCTTTTTCTACAAGAGTATATCTCAATCATTTCTATTACATTATTATTTTTCTATACCCAATTTAATTTACTTGATAAAACAAGTCAGTTTCATGAAACAATTTCAGCAAATTTGAGAGCTACTTTTGACTCTATAATATCATCTTTGTATAGATTATTATTAATAATAGTGCTTCCTATATTGACACTCTTGACGAGTTATTTTGGCTGGATTACGGTTCCCATTTTGTATATTATGTATATAGTAGTTGATTATTTTGTTAAGAAAAGGTTTTTTTAA
- a CDS encoding GNAT family N-acetyltransferase, which yields MTELIPFDSRHSYEFFKLTDKNRNYLRKWLPWLDLIKSEKDTAEFLRKSLITDLEGTSLNYFIIQDKNIIGTIGLRDITQEKAIIGYWIDEDQQGKNITSQSLQTLIKNVQNKKITQSIILRCSPTNIASSTVARKCGFKYIKTLKDAENLYGKYNDLDVYEYYLT from the coding sequence ATGACAGAACTTATACCATTTGATAGCCGGCATAGTTATGAGTTTTTTAAGTTAACTGATAAAAACAGAAACTACTTAAGAAAATGGTTACCTTGGCTCGATTTGATTAAAAGTGAAAAAGATACGGCTGAATTTTTGCGAAAATCATTAATCACAGATTTAGAGGGAACTTCACTAAACTATTTCATTATACAAGACAAGAATATAATAGGAACTATAGGGCTAAGAGACATCACTCAAGAAAAAGCAATCATTGGCTATTGGATTGATGAAGATCAACAAGGAAAAAATATCACAAGCCAATCTCTTCAGACACTAATCAAGAATGTACAAAACAAAAAAATAACCCAATCAATTATATTAAGATGTTCTCCCACCAATATAGCCAGCTCAACTGTAGCCAGAAAGTGTGGTTTTAAATACATAAAGACATTAAAAGATGCCGAAAACCTATATGGAAAGTATAATGATTTGGATGTATATGAGTATTATTTAACCTAA
- the dinG gene encoding ATP-dependent DNA helicase DinG gives MITDQEKAVIQQHYENISQNFKHFKYRKSQQIMIAEIAKTFGNAIEHTQSDGIKQAQNGDSILVVEGPTGVGKSIAYLLSGSIMAQFRKKHLVIASATIALQQQLINKDLPAFEKASRLKISYTIAKGRSHYLCPYRLYHIVSTPWQSSLAGFENLPKTKEEISEYDIDLIKSIAESFQERTFLGDREDWPEVIPNTVWSKINNDRHICLKNQCPNKNECPYFLIREEFEKTDIIVTNHDLLLSDLDLGGGVLLPMPEDCFYCIDEAHHLPKKAISHFSGTHKISESWVLLERLQALVVRLNNIIETTKLAEKLEQNLLIINSIWSQWEHFLTKVPTEKYQFKHENTIGTWILAEEDLTDGFKKMVRNTALVLSQVLKDLLEIQTKLMKIEKDHLQSFNRFLNEFSWVLSVTTNMEYVWNLMDKINMPETIPLAKWIVYNKEDKLDFEFHVANISAASKLKEIIWSRCAGAILTSATLRSVNSFDLILSQTGLDYFPTVQTLTLESPFDFEHQAELYLPNFVNTPKQANLHTQEIIDWFPELVSLEHAIGTLVIFSSRKQMLDVYQGLPEIYRQHILVQGLMAKNQLLEQHTQQIDHNHPSIIFGLDSFAEGMDLKGDLCVHVIIAKIPFSVPDNPVDKVYYDWLEKQGKNPFLEVCVPEASIKLAQAMGRLIRSETDYGRVTILDTRLLKSSYGKKLMANFPNFKRV, from the coding sequence ATGATAACGGATCAAGAAAAAGCTGTCATCCAACAACATTACGAAAATATAAGTCAGAATTTTAAGCATTTTAAATACAGAAAATCACAACAAATTATGATTGCTGAGATTGCAAAAACATTTGGTAATGCAATTGAACATACTCAAAGTGATGGTATTAAGCAGGCTCAGAACGGTGATTCTATTTTGGTTGTTGAAGGGCCTACTGGAGTAGGTAAAAGTATAGCTTACTTATTATCTGGTAGTATTATGGCTCAGTTTCGTAAAAAGCATTTAGTTATTGCAAGTGCGACCATTGCATTGCAGCAACAGTTGATTAATAAAGATTTACCAGCCTTTGAAAAGGCCAGTCGATTAAAGATATCCTATACAATTGCTAAAGGTCGGTCTCATTATTTATGTCCTTATCGTTTATATCATATTGTCTCTACACCTTGGCAGAGTTCTCTTGCAGGATTTGAAAATTTGCCAAAAACTAAAGAAGAGATAAGTGAATATGACATTGATTTAATCAAATCCATTGCCGAATCTTTCCAAGAAAGAACATTTTTAGGTGATAGAGAAGATTGGCCAGAGGTAATTCCTAATACTGTTTGGAGTAAAATTAATAATGACCGGCATATTTGTTTAAAAAATCAGTGTCCTAACAAGAATGAATGCCCCTATTTTTTAATACGGGAAGAGTTTGAGAAGACTGATATTATTGTGACTAATCATGATTTACTGCTTTCTGACTTAGACCTTGGTGGAGGGGTATTGTTACCTATGCCTGAAGATTGTTTTTACTGTATTGATGAGGCTCATCACTTACCTAAAAAAGCTATTAGCCATTTTTCAGGCACTCATAAGATTTCTGAAAGTTGGGTTTTATTGGAAAGATTACAAGCACTCGTTGTTAGATTGAATAATATAATAGAAACAACTAAATTAGCAGAGAAGTTAGAACAAAATCTACTGATTATCAATTCAATATGGAGCCAATGGGAACATTTTTTAACAAAAGTACCAACAGAAAAATATCAATTCAAACATGAGAATACTATTGGTACATGGATTTTGGCTGAAGAGGATTTGACCGATGGTTTTAAAAAGATGGTCAGAAACACAGCCTTAGTTTTATCTCAGGTGTTAAAAGATTTATTAGAGATTCAAACCAAGTTGATGAAAATTGAAAAAGATCATTTGCAATCTTTTAATCGATTTTTGAATGAGTTTTCTTGGGTGTTAAGTGTCACTACCAATATGGAATATGTTTGGAATTTAATGGACAAAATTAATATGCCTGAAACAATCCCTTTAGCTAAGTGGATTGTTTACAATAAAGAAGATAAATTAGATTTTGAGTTTCATGTAGCCAATATTAGTGCTGCTAGTAAATTAAAAGAGATCATATGGTCCCGATGTGCAGGTGCTATTTTAACTTCTGCGACTTTGAGGTCAGTTAATTCTTTTGATTTGATTTTATCTCAAACAGGATTAGACTACTTTCCTACAGTTCAGACATTAACATTAGAAAGTCCTTTTGATTTTGAGCATCAGGCAGAATTATATTTACCTAATTTTGTGAATACCCCTAAACAAGCAAATCTACATACCCAAGAAATTATTGATTGGTTTCCTGAGCTTGTATCTTTAGAACATGCAATTGGTACTTTGGTAATATTCTCTTCTAGGAAACAAATGTTAGATGTATACCAAGGGTTGCCTGAAATATATCGTCAACACATATTGGTACAAGGATTGATGGCTAAAAATCAACTATTAGAACAACATACTCAACAGATAGACCACAATCATCCTAGTATTATTTTTGGTTTGGATAGTTTTGCCGAGGGCATGGATTTAAAAGGAGACCTATGCGTACATGTAATTATTGCAAAAATTCCTTTTTCAGTACCAGACAATCCAGTCGATAAAGTTTATTATGATTGGCTAGAAAAACAAGGTAAAAATCCATTCTTAGAAGTTTGTGTACCCGAGGCATCTATTAAACTAGCTCAAGCTATGGGGCGATTAATTCGTAGCGAAACTGACTATGGAAGGGTGACGATTTTAGATACGAGACTACTTAAAAGTAGTTACGGAAAAAAACTAATGGCCAATTTTCCTAACTTTAAAAGAGTATAA